One part of the Balneolaceae bacterium genome encodes these proteins:
- a CDS encoding glucose 1-dehydrogenase: MSFTNKTVVITGGAKGIGAGCASVFYREGANVAILDVDDKTGSKFVDELGERALFVKCNISKENEVQDAVEKIDGHFGSIDYLVNNAGILKYYSVTNTSEEDWDAVMNVNLKGAFLCAKHCIPYMQKNNGGVVVNMSSVQAFVAQENVAAYITTKSALVGLTRSIAVDYAPNIRSVAICPGGVDTPMNRKAFQESPDPEIVRKETENLHLNGRMATEEEIGELVAFVCSEKGSFINGQPIRIDGGLGIKVGGSKKE, encoded by the coding sequence ATGTCATTCACAAACAAGACTGTAGTTATCACCGGCGGAGCAAAAGGAATCGGTGCCGGGTGCGCATCTGTATTTTATCGGGAAGGAGCCAATGTAGCAATCTTGGATGTTGACGATAAAACCGGTTCAAAATTTGTGGATGAACTGGGCGAGCGAGCATTGTTTGTAAAATGCAATATCTCAAAAGAAAATGAGGTTCAGGATGCAGTCGAGAAAATTGATGGTCATTTTGGATCTATTGATTACCTCGTCAATAATGCCGGAATTCTGAAATATTATTCTGTTACTAATACCTCGGAAGAAGACTGGGATGCGGTGATGAATGTAAATCTGAAAGGCGCCTTTCTCTGTGCCAAACATTGCATTCCTTACATGCAAAAAAATAATGGTGGAGTTGTTGTCAATATGTCGAGCGTGCAGGCATTTGTGGCGCAGGAAAATGTAGCGGCATATATCACTACAAAGTCGGCATTGGTTGGTCTAACAAGAAGTATTGCAGTGGATTATGCTCCAAACATCCGCAGCGTGGCGATCTGTCCGGGTGGAGTAGATACCCCCATGAACAGGAAAGCATTTCAAGAATCACCTGATCCGGAAATTGTTCGAAAAGAGACCGAAAATTTACATCTAAACGGTCGAATGGCAACCGAGGAGGAGATTGGTGAATTGGTTGCATTTGTCTGCAGCGAAAAGGGATCGTTCATCAACGGGCAGCCCATTCGCATAGATGGCGGACTTGGAATAAAAGTAGGCGGAAGTAAAAAAGAGTAG
- a CDS encoding class I SAM-dependent methyltransferase, with product MSKIAYDPVKDRFAGIIQNSRWLRRIFYFLLDLFFLRSWHIRRMLRKKGKELDQKGEWTLLDAGCGFGQYDRFILSQFKNVKVHSVDVKEDYLEDNRHYFQEDIKREKIQFYKADLLEFSSETEFDFIICIDVLEHIEDDVKVMRNLQKSLKNGGFFLMHSPSHYSEEDADEDDSFVGEHARAGYSKEEITSKLNLAGFDSVKPHYTYGFWGHKAWVLSVKWPMIWFNKIKLFAVIPLLIYYPIVMPFCLLMNFADLFTKNEKGNGIFALARKV from the coding sequence ATGAGCAAAATAGCCTACGACCCGGTAAAAGATCGCTTTGCCGGGATTATTCAAAATTCGAGATGGCTCAGAAGAATCTTTTACTTTTTACTTGATCTGTTTTTTCTGAGAAGTTGGCATATCCGGCGCATGTTAAGAAAGAAAGGAAAAGAGTTAGATCAAAAAGGAGAATGGACATTGCTGGATGCCGGCTGTGGTTTTGGTCAATATGACCGGTTCATCCTCTCGCAATTTAAAAATGTGAAGGTCCATTCTGTTGATGTAAAAGAGGACTATTTAGAGGATAACAGACACTATTTTCAGGAAGATATCAAGAGAGAAAAAATTCAATTTTATAAAGCCGATCTTCTTGAATTTTCATCTGAAACAGAATTCGATTTCATTATCTGTATCGATGTGTTAGAGCATATCGAGGATGATGTTAAAGTGATGAGAAATCTCCAAAAAAGCCTGAAGAACGGCGGATTTTTTTTGATGCATTCGCCATCGCATTATTCCGAAGAGGATGCTGATGAAGACGATTCGTTTGTAGGCGAACATGCTCGTGCGGGGTATTCCAAAGAAGAAATTACTTCAAAACTAAATCTGGCCGGGTTTGATTCCGTGAAGCCGCACTATACATATGGATTCTGGGGGCACAAAGCCTGGGTTCTCTCTGTGAAATGGCCGATGATCTGGTTCAATAAAATAAAACTGTTTGCCGTCATACCCTTGTTGATTTATTACCCAATTGTAATGCCGTTTTGCTTGCTGATGAACTTCGCCGATCTCTTCACTAAAAATGAGAAAGGGAATGGAATTTTTGCTTTGGCAAGGAAGGTTTAG
- a CDS encoding MerR family transcriptional regulator — translation MKKLYYSIGEVSEITSVEPHVLRYWETIFKDLSPRKNKAGNRTYREQDITLILKLKDLIQNKKYSTAGAQKKLEEENSDGTTPKKSTELPAEAKKDLNEVRVFLEKLKEKL, via the coding sequence ATGAAGAAACTGTATTATTCAATTGGAGAGGTGAGTGAAATTACATCGGTGGAACCTCATGTTCTGAGATACTGGGAAACCATCTTCAAAGATCTGTCTCCACGAAAGAATAAAGCCGGCAACCGAACCTACCGCGAGCAGGATATTACGCTGATTTTAAAACTCAAAGATCTCATCCAAAATAAAAAATACAGTACCGCCGGGGCTCAAAAAAAGCTTGAAGAGGAAAACTCAGACGGAACTACTCCTAAAAAAAGCACTGAACTCCCTGCCGAAGCTAAGAAAGACCTGAATGAAGTGAGAGTTTTTCTGGAGAAGTTGAAGGAGAAGCTATAG
- a CDS encoding glycoside hydrolase family 3 C-terminal domain-containing protein, translating into MAGGDQFGGNNEAGPVVEAYEIGVDEHGEEFMRARFERSAVRLLKNIFRVGLFENPYLQPEQSSGIVGNPEFMQEGYETQLNSIVMLKNRGNVLPVEDQLTVYVPNRTRPESSNFIGMPIPATDELPVSEEILNQYYNLTDNPDEADFAIAFIESPNSGRGYDSEDAEYVPISLQYRPYTATEARDPSLAGGDPLEDSDNRSYRGQTVETVNESDLDSVIETREAMGEKPVIVAINVSNPMVFHEFEELVDGIVVHFGVQDQALLDVISGDHEPSALLPLQMPADMATVENQAEDTPHDMETHVDAEGHNYDFGFGMNWDGVISDERVNTYTD; encoded by the coding sequence ATGGCCGGCGGAGATCAATTCGGTGGAAATAATGAGGCGGGTCCCGTTGTTGAGGCCTACGAAATTGGCGTTGATGAGCACGGTGAAGAGTTCATGCGTGCACGATTTGAGCGATCTGCAGTGAGACTTCTCAAGAATATTTTCCGGGTAGGATTGTTTGAAAATCCGTACCTGCAACCAGAGCAGTCCAGTGGAATAGTGGGTAATCCTGAATTCATGCAAGAAGGATATGAAACTCAGTTAAACTCAATTGTAATGCTTAAGAATAGAGGGAATGTTTTGCCTGTTGAGGATCAACTGACGGTTTACGTGCCCAACAGAACAAGGCCGGAAAGTTCGAATTTCATAGGCATGCCAATTCCCGCAACGGATGAACTTCCGGTGAGTGAAGAAATTCTAAATCAATATTACAATCTAACGGACAATCCGGACGAAGCGGACTTTGCTATCGCTTTTATTGAAAGCCCCAATTCTGGTCGCGGGTATGACAGTGAGGATGCAGAGTACGTACCGATTAGCCTGCAATATCGGCCATACACTGCAACCGAAGCCCGCGATCCAAGTTTAGCCGGCGGCGATCCTCTTGAAGATTCCGATAACCGATCCTACCGTGGACAAACCGTTGAAACAGTAAACGAATCGGACCTGGACAGCGTAATCGAAACACGCGAAGCGATGGGAGAGAAACCGGTGATTGTGGCTATCAACGTATCAAATCCAATGGTTTTTCATGAATTTGAAGAACTTGTCGATGGAATTGTTGTCCATTTTGGCGTTCAGGATCAGGCTTTGTTGGATGTAATTTCCGGCGATCACGAGCCCTCTGCACTGTTGCCGCTGCAAATGCCTGCGGATATGGCAACGGTTGAAAATCAGGCTGAAGATACACCCCACGATATGGAAACTCATGTTGATGCTGAAGGCCATAATTATGATTTCGGATTTGGTATGAATTGGGACGGTGTGATATCTGATGAGCGTGTAAACACCTATACAGATTGA
- a CDS encoding COX15/CtaA family protein produces the protein MNLYQKTAITTVIATILLILVGGLVRAAGAGLGCPDWPQCFGMWIPPTSAAELPAGYDASLFNPFHTWLEYVNRLIGVLIGLLITATFIISFKYRKKDPVITVASGIAFVLVLFQGWLGGQVVRSGLHAGMITIHMVVAMLILSTLLYASFRAMNERLQIEIPKNVKKNLLWLGGGIFLLTMVQMVLGTQVRESVDFAKNVLELPRESWIDSSGLIYAVHRSFSWLVVILAIGLLYYNRKKEVPNRLQTTGWIIAALILFQILLGVGMERLGMPGVFQVLHLVSVSILICAELLFMLMTRFAKG, from the coding sequence ATGAACTTGTATCAAAAGACAGCTATTACAACGGTGATCGCCACCATTTTATTGATTCTCGTTGGTGGATTGGTCCGTGCTGCCGGCGCTGGTTTAGGATGCCCGGATTGGCCGCAGTGTTTTGGAATGTGGATTCCGCCGACCTCCGCAGCAGAACTCCCGGCCGGATATGATGCTTCGCTCTTTAATCCGTTTCATACATGGCTGGAATATGTAAACCGGTTGATTGGAGTTCTGATTGGTTTGTTGATTACAGCCACGTTCATCATCTCGTTCAAATACAGAAAAAAAGACCCGGTAATAACAGTAGCTTCAGGTATCGCATTTGTTTTGGTTCTGTTCCAGGGATGGTTGGGCGGTCAGGTGGTGCGATCAGGACTGCATGCTGGAATGATTACGATCCACATGGTGGTTGCCATGCTCATTTTGTCAACACTTTTGTACGCTTCTTTTCGTGCGATGAATGAGCGTTTGCAAATTGAAATCCCAAAAAACGTAAAGAAGAATTTGCTTTGGCTGGGCGGCGGTATATTCCTGCTCACAATGGTTCAGATGGTTCTCGGTACACAAGTTCGCGAATCCGTCGATTTTGCCAAGAATGTACTGGAGTTACCGCGCGAATCCTGGATTGATTCCTCCGGATTGATTTATGCTGTACACAGAAGTTTTTCATGGTTGGTCGTGATCCTTGCAATAGGACTTCTATACTACAATCGAAAAAAAGAGGTACCGAACCGATTACAAACAACGGGCTGGATCATTGCCGCTTTAATTCTCTTTCAGATATTGTTGGGAGTGGGAATGGAACGGCTGGGAATGCCGGGGGTTTTTCAGGTTTTGCATTTGGTAAGCGTTTCAATTCTTATTTGTGCAGAGCTTCTCTTTATGCTGATGACGAGGTTTGCGAAAGGTTGA
- a CDS encoding four helix bundle protein, producing the protein MSYKKLKIWQLAREISIEIHRMSMELPRYELYETGSQIRRSSKSIRSNIVEGYGRRRFKNDYLRFLIYAHSSVDETRDHLETLYETGSLQNQKLFKSLSEKLNIIGKIMYRFIQGVENQHIE; encoded by the coding sequence ATGAGTTACAAAAAACTTAAAATTTGGCAATTAGCACGTGAAATTTCAATCGAGATCCATCGAATGTCGATGGAATTACCACGATACGAACTTTATGAAACAGGGAGTCAAATTCGCAGATCTTCAAAATCAATTCGATCAAATATTGTTGAAGGATATGGTAGAAGAAGATTTAAAAACGATTATTTGCGTTTTTTGATTTATGCTCATTCTTCAGTTGATGAAACAAGAGACCATTTGGAAACACTTTATGAAACAGGTTCACTCCAGAATCAGAAACTTTTTAAGAGCCTCTCAGAAAAATTAAATATTATTGGAAAAATAATGTATAGATTCATTCAAGGTGTTGAAAATCAACATATCGAATAA
- a CDS encoding glycoside hydrolase family 3 N-terminal domain-containing protein gives MISTILSCNEYGEQTVEQIGDIEFIHHSNGPTIGYSLNSGVEILQLDGAAFKDLNKNGELDPYEDWRLSADERAEDLASQMSVEQIAGLMLYSAHQSIPAGEGGFRAGTYNGSPLSESDAEPSDLTDQQKQFLEEDNLRHVLITTVESPAVAAQWNNNAQAFAEGLGLGIPMNTSSDPRHETVADAEFNEGAGGDISMWPGSLGLAATFNPDATEQFARIASREYRALGITTALSPQIDMATDPRWMRVSGTFGEDSQLSADMARAYVDGFQSSSEEEEISGGWGYESVNAMVKHWPGGGSGEGGRDAHYGFGKYAVYPGNNFDEMLIPFTEGAFNLKGETEMASAVMPYYTISVGQSPEGEDVANAYSDYIIQELLRDKYGFDGVVCTDWGVTGDHNVMDSFH, from the coding sequence ATGATTTCTACGATCCTCTCCTGCAACGAATATGGAGAACAAACGGTTGAACAAATCGGTGATATTGAATTTATCCATCACTCCAACGGCCCCACCATCGGATACTCTCTTAATTCAGGAGTTGAAATTTTACAATTAGATGGAGCGGCATTTAAAGATTTGAACAAGAATGGAGAATTAGATCCGTACGAAGACTGGCGGCTTTCGGCTGATGAACGTGCTGAAGATCTGGCTTCACAAATGTCCGTTGAGCAGATTGCCGGGCTCATGTTGTACAGTGCGCATCAATCCATCCCAGCCGGCGAAGGAGGCTTTCGAGCAGGGACTTATAACGGGTCTCCACTGAGTGAAAGTGATGCCGAACCCTCAGATCTGACCGATCAGCAAAAGCAGTTTCTCGAAGAAGACAACCTACGGCACGTACTCATCACGACGGTTGAGAGTCCCGCCGTTGCGGCTCAATGGAATAACAATGCGCAGGCGTTTGCAGAGGGACTCGGTCTTGGAATTCCGATGAACACCAGCTCAGATCCGCGACACGAAACAGTCGCCGATGCAGAATTCAATGAAGGAGCCGGTGGCGACATCTCTATGTGGCCGGGATCGTTGGGATTAGCTGCTACATTTAATCCTGATGCAACGGAACAGTTCGCACGAATCGCCTCTCGTGAATACAGGGCGTTGGGAATCACAACCGCACTATCTCCGCAAATTGATATGGCGACCGATCCCCGTTGGATGAGAGTCAGCGGAACATTTGGAGAGGACTCCCAGCTTTCAGCGGATATGGCAAGGGCCTATGTTGACGGTTTTCAAAGCTCATCAGAAGAGGAAGAGATCTCCGGCGGCTGGGGATACGAAAGTGTGAATGCCATGGTAAAACACTGGCCCGGTGGCGGATCAGGCGAGGGCGGACGTGATGCTCATTACGGATTTGGTAAATACGCTGTGTATCCCGGGAATAATTTCGATGAGATGTTGATACCTTTTACTGAAGGAGCATTCAACCTGAAAGGCGAAACAGAAATGGCCTCGGCTGTAATGCCTTATTATACAATTTCAGTGGGTCAAAGTCCCGAAGGTGAGGATGTTGCCAATGCCTACAGCGATTACATTATCCAGGAACTCCTCCGTGATAAATATGGATTCGACGGTGTGGTTTGTACAGACTGGGGCGTTACAGGTGACCATAATGTGATGGATTCATTTCATTGA
- a CDS encoding IlvD/Edd family dehydratase yields the protein MSKKKEDLRSRDWFGKTGKDGFIYRSWMKNQGFPSDEFEGKPVIGICNTWSELTPCNAHMRELAESVKRGVWEAGGFPLEFPVMSLGETLIRPTAMLYRNLASMDVEESIRANPVDAVVLLCGCDKTTPSLVMGACSVDIPTIVVSGGPMLTGYFKGKKIGTTDVWRFAEDHKTGKISDEELLEAEGAMCRSQGHCAVMGTASTMASMVESLGLSLPGNAAIPAADSRRKVLSHKSGRRIVDMVNEDLKPSDILTREAFLNAIKINAAIGGSTNFIVHLMAIARRMEVDLKLDDFDEYGSEIPLLVNLMPSGDHFMEDFYYAGGLPVVIKEMSKHLDSDVMTANGKSLIENNKNAECYNRDVIASVDEPFQENSGTTVVRGNLCPEGAVIKTSAASPELLQHRGRAVVFESIEDYKARVDDPDLDIDESCIMVLKYVGPKGYPGMPEVGNMGLPKKILEKGIKDMVRISDGRMSGTAYGTAFLHVSPESYTGSVLALVENGDMIEVDVKNRRLHLDVSDEELERRRENWTPPPHDYDRGYVNLYIEHVNQAHLGADLDFLVGKSGSEVKRESH from the coding sequence ATGAGCAAAAAGAAAGAAGATCTCAGAAGCAGAGACTGGTTTGGTAAAACAGGAAAGGACGGGTTTATCTATAGAAGCTGGATGAAAAACCAGGGATTTCCGTCAGATGAATTTGAGGGGAAACCGGTTATCGGTATCTGTAATACCTGGTCGGAATTGACCCCTTGTAACGCTCACATGAGAGAATTAGCAGAATCAGTAAAACGAGGAGTATGGGAAGCCGGCGGATTTCCGCTGGAGTTTCCGGTGATGTCTCTCGGCGAAACGTTGATTCGTCCCACGGCTATGCTCTATCGAAACCTGGCCAGTATGGATGTAGAGGAATCGATACGTGCCAATCCTGTTGATGCGGTAGTGCTGTTGTGCGGCTGTGATAAAACAACACCCTCGCTGGTTATGGGTGCGTGCAGTGTGGACATCCCGACTATTGTGGTTTCCGGCGGACCGATGCTTACCGGGTATTTCAAGGGAAAAAAGATTGGTACAACCGATGTCTGGAGATTTGCGGAAGATCACAAAACCGGGAAAATAAGTGATGAGGAACTTCTTGAGGCCGAAGGGGCGATGTGCCGAAGCCAGGGGCATTGCGCGGTGATGGGTACAGCCTCAACAATGGCATCGATGGTAGAGTCGCTTGGATTAAGCCTGCCTGGAAATGCGGCCATTCCTGCAGCTGATTCCCGCCGGAAAGTACTGTCTCATAAGAGTGGCCGCCGAATTGTTGATATGGTCAATGAGGATCTCAAACCATCAGATATTTTAACCCGGGAAGCATTTTTGAATGCTATCAAAATCAATGCCGCGATTGGAGGCTCAACTAACTTCATTGTTCACCTGATGGCAATTGCCAGGCGAATGGAGGTGGATCTGAAGCTGGATGATTTTGACGAATATGGCAGCGAAATTCCATTGCTGGTGAACCTGATGCCATCGGGTGATCATTTTATGGAGGATTTTTACTACGCCGGCGGACTCCCTGTTGTAATCAAAGAGATGAGTAAACATTTGGATTCTGATGTGATGACAGCTAACGGAAAAAGTCTCATCGAAAACAATAAAAATGCCGAATGTTATAATCGGGATGTAATTGCTTCCGTTGATGAACCATTTCAGGAAAACAGTGGAACTACGGTGGTGAGAGGAAATCTCTGTCCGGAAGGAGCGGTAATCAAAACGTCGGCGGCTTCTCCTGAACTGTTGCAGCACAGAGGCCGTGCTGTGGTATTTGAAAGTATTGAAGATTACAAAGCACGTGTTGATGATCCGGATTTGGATATCGATGAATCCTGTATCATGGTCCTGAAATATGTGGGACCGAAAGGATATCCCGGTATGCCGGAGGTTGGAAATATGGGACTTCCCAAGAAAATCCTGGAGAAAGGAATCAAAGATATGGTTCGGATTTCTGATGGACGAATGAGCGGTACGGCGTACGGAACGGCTTTTCTGCATGTTTCTCCCGAATCGTACACGGGAAGCGTTTTGGCTCTTGTTGAAAATGGAGATATGATTGAAGTGGATGTTAAGAATCGACGACTGCACCTGGATGTTTCCGATGAAGAGCTCGAACGGCGCCGTGAAAACTGGACACCACCGCCGCATGATTATGACCGTGGATACGTAAATCTGTATATCGAACATGTGAACCAAGCCCACCTTGGCGCCGATCTTGATTTTCTGGTTGGTAAATCGGGGAGTGAGGTGAAACGGGAGTCTCATTAA
- the cyoE gene encoding heme o synthase → MNNSLTKNITLKEFLGTVSDYYELTKPGITFTVVSSMLIGFLMGSAGAVNFVTMIHAIFGTYLIAAGTAAHNMFMERDLDSIMRRTSQRPLPAYRISPKQSLIFSMSLIIGGLAYLLLMVNIVAGLVSLATTIIYLYAYTPLKRISALNVFVGAIPGALPVVGGWAAATGTVFEHGMWILFGVIYCWQIPHVMAIAWVCKEDYEHAGFKMLPKNDPYGWKASLWIIIPLLILIPTVYKLYVMDLVNWLYLGGSLLTTLGYLWYGIRFTISRDKDTAKALMFASFVYLPLIWIFIFADWMIL, encoded by the coding sequence ATGAATAATAGTTTAACTAAAAATATTACCCTCAAAGAGTTCCTGGGAACAGTGAGTGATTATTATGAACTCACAAAGCCCGGTATAACTTTCACAGTTGTTTCGAGCATGTTGATTGGGTTTTTGATGGGATCAGCCGGAGCCGTGAATTTTGTTACAATGATTCACGCCATCTTTGGCACCTATTTAATTGCTGCCGGTACCGCCGCACACAACATGTTTATGGAACGCGATCTGGATAGTATTATGCGCCGAACCAGTCAGCGTCCTCTCCCCGCTTATCGTATTTCGCCTAAACAGAGCTTAATCTTTTCGATGAGTCTTATTATCGGTGGACTGGCTTATTTGCTCCTGATGGTCAATATCGTTGCCGGACTGGTCTCCCTTGCTACTACTATCATCTACCTGTACGCTTACACTCCTTTGAAACGAATATCTGCTTTGAATGTATTTGTGGGTGCCATTCCCGGTGCATTACCGGTAGTTGGCGGCTGGGCCGCTGCCACAGGAACCGTTTTTGAGCACGGAATGTGGATTCTCTTCGGTGTAATCTACTGCTGGCAAATTCCGCATGTCATGGCTATAGCCTGGGTTTGCAAAGAGGATTACGAACACGCCGGGTTTAAGATGCTTCCCAAGAACGATCCATACGGATGGAAAGCGTCTCTTTGGATTATCATACCTCTTCTTATACTTATACCAACTGTGTATAAGCTCTATGTGATGGATTTGGTGAACTGGTTATACCTCGGCGGTTCGCTCCTCACTACACTCGGCTATCTTTGGTATGGTATACGCTTTACAATCTCACGTGATAAAGACACCGCAAAAGCGCTGATGTTTGCTTCGTTTGTTTATCTGCCACTCATCTGGATATTTATTTTTGCTGACTGGATGATTCTTTAG
- a CDS encoding SMP-30/gluconolactonase/LRE family protein, translating to MSSVIHANLEYQTDAHLGEGPVWDEINQKLWWVDILSCKLNCYDPTSKENQWFDVGEQIGAAALRKDGGLLLALQSGLAYFDIESEIVTPIDNNFTLGEGTRSNDGKCDPAGRFWFESLDYNLENGSGNLFCVDSELKVEKKLDQLTIPNGMAWNSSCDTFYFIDTIARELYSFQYQKDTGEISDRSVIYEFDEELGYPDGMTIDSDDKLWIALYAGGKVIQINPKNGHIEFEVRLPVPKPTSCTFGGEDLKTLFITTCREHMDDAEIEKAPLSGSLFSVDLPFSGRLVDRFETT from the coding sequence ATGTCTTCAGTTATTCATGCAAATTTGGAATATCAAACGGATGCTCATTTGGGTGAGGGTCCGGTTTGGGATGAGATCAATCAAAAACTTTGGTGGGTGGATATTCTATCCTGCAAGCTAAATTGTTATGATCCTACATCAAAAGAAAATCAATGGTTTGATGTAGGCGAGCAGATTGGAGCGGCAGCTTTACGAAAAGACGGTGGACTTCTATTAGCTCTGCAGTCAGGATTGGCTTATTTTGATATTGAATCCGAAATCGTCACACCGATAGACAATAATTTTACACTGGGTGAAGGCACACGATCCAACGATGGAAAATGCGACCCGGCCGGACGTTTTTGGTTCGAGTCACTTGATTATAATTTAGAGAATGGATCAGGAAATCTTTTTTGTGTGGATTCCGAATTGAAAGTTGAAAAAAAGTTAGATCAACTGACCATTCCAAACGGTATGGCCTGGAATAGTAGCTGTGATACATTCTATTTTATTGATACGATTGCGCGGGAGCTGTATTCATTTCAATATCAAAAAGATACCGGTGAAATTTCGGATCGGTCTGTGATTTACGAGTTTGATGAAGAGCTTGGTTACCCCGATGGCATGACCATTGATTCTGACGATAAATTATGGATTGCACTCTATGCCGGAGGGAAAGTGATTCAAATTAACCCGAAAAATGGGCATATTGAGTTCGAGGTTCGGTTACCGGTTCCAAAACCTACTTCTTGCACATTTGGCGGTGAGGATTTGAAAACTCTTTTTATCACAACATGCCGGGAACACATGGATGATGCAGAAATTGAAAAAGCGCCGCTATCGGGGTCGCTTTTTAGTGTTGATCTGCCATTTAGCGGCCGACTGGTAGATCGGTTTGAAACAACCTGA
- the tnpA gene encoding IS200/IS605 family transposase, producing the protein MANTYTQLYIHYIFSTKHHYPLIQPEFEQRLYKYITGIGREKGYPVLAVGGMADHLHVLVSLSPTISVAKTIQTIKGNSSKWINDCFYPERRQFNWQSGYGAFSIGRSGVNRLKDYIKNQKKHHEKMTFKEEYRMFLEKYGVSWDEKYVWG; encoded by the coding sequence ATGGCGAACACCTATACTCAACTCTATATCCATTATATCTTCAGCACTAAACATCATTATCCGCTCATACAACCTGAATTTGAACAGCGATTGTATAAATACATCACAGGTATCGGACGCGAAAAGGGATATCCGGTACTTGCTGTCGGGGGGATGGCTGACCATCTGCATGTGTTGGTCTCCCTGTCACCAACTATATCCGTGGCCAAGACGATCCAGACAATCAAAGGAAATTCATCCAAATGGATCAATGATTGTTTTTACCCGGAGCGGCGGCAATTCAATTGGCAGTCGGGCTATGGGGCATTTAGTATTGGCCGTTCGGGAGTAAATCGGCTGAAAGACTATATCAAGAATCAGAAAAAACATCACGAAAAGATGACATTTAAAGAGGAATACAGAATGTTTTTGGAGAAATACGGTGTTTCCTGGGATGAGAAATATGTGTGGGGGTGA
- a CDS encoding glycosyltransferase family 2 protein, whose amino-acid sequence MDISVVIPLYNEEQSLAELTDKITEAIENYSFEIIFVDDGSTDTSWKVISELNQKSSCVKGVRFRRNYGKSDALQAGFAEANGRYIVTMDADLQDDPNEIPALIEMLKDEYDLVSGWKKNRHDPITKTIPSRFFNAVTRFTTGIRLHDFNCGLKAYRKEVTDSIYLYGEMHRYVPLLAKWKGFNRIGEKVVKHHPRKYGRTKFGISRFLNGFLDLLTLLFVNRYMRQPMHFFGSMGVLFLIIGVGISGWLAYLKLFFGEPLSNRPLLFLGILLILLGVQFFSIGFLGEIYNQGQIKYEKPGIAEKKGL is encoded by the coding sequence GTGGATATCAGTGTCGTGATTCCTCTTTACAATGAAGAGCAGTCACTGGCTGAACTGACAGATAAAATAACTGAAGCAATAGAAAACTATTCGTTTGAAATTATTTTTGTGGATGATGGCTCCACAGATACTTCGTGGAAGGTGATTTCTGAGCTAAATCAAAAATCTTCTTGTGTAAAAGGAGTCCGGTTTCGCCGAAATTACGGAAAGAGCGATGCGCTCCAGGCCGGATTTGCCGAAGCCAACGGGAGATATATTGTAACAATGGACGCCGATCTTCAGGATGATCCTAATGAAATCCCCGCTCTTATTGAGATGTTGAAAGATGAATACGATTTAGTGAGCGGTTGGAAGAAAAACCGTCACGACCCGATCACCAAAACCATACCCTCTCGATTTTTTAATGCTGTAACACGATTTACAACTGGTATTCGACTCCATGATTTTAATTGTGGTTTAAAAGCGTATCGCAAAGAGGTTACAGACAGTATTTATCTTTATGGAGAGATGCATCGCTATGTACCGCTGTTGGCCAAATGGAAGGGATTTAATCGTATTGGTGAGAAAGTGGTAAAGCATCATCCAAGAAAATACGGCAGAACTAAATTTGGGATTTCGCGTTTTTTGAACGGCTTTTTGGATCTTCTGACTCTTCTCTTTGTGAACCGGTACATGCGGCAGCCGATGCACTTTTTCGGTTCCATGGGAGTGTTATTTTTAATTATTGGAGTGGGAATCAGCGGCTGGCTGGCTTACCTGAAACTATTTTTTGGAGAACCGCTGAGTAATCGTCCGCTGCTGTTTCTTGGGATTCTGTTAATTCTGTTGGGTGTGCAATTTTTCTCAATCGGGTTCCTGGGTGAAATCTACAACCAAGGCCAGATAAAGTATGAAAAACCGGGCATTGCCGAGAAAAAAGGACTATGA